The Archangium primigenium genomic interval GCCCTCTGGCGTCGGTGGCCCGGTCTCGTGGCCGGCCCAGGGAAAGGTGGAGCGGTACTTTTATGGCGTACAGGATGAACATGCCCCCCAAGGAAGAGCGGGCCTCCCAGCGGTTGTTCGGCACGGACGGCGTCCGGGGTGTTGCCAACGTCTACCCGATGACGGCGGAGGTGGCGATGCAGCTGGGTCGCGCGCTCGCGCACCTCATCCGCAACGGCCCGCACCGCCACCGCGTCATCATCGGCAAGGACACGCGTCTGTCCGGCTACATGCTCGAGCAGGCGCTCGCCGCGGGCCTCATCTCCATGGGCGTGGACGTGGACCTGGTGGGTCCGCTGCCCACGCCGGGCATCGCCAACCTCACCACCTCCATGCGCGCGGACGCGGGCGCGGTCATCTCCGCCTCGCACAACCCCTACCAGGACAACGGCATCAAGTTCTTCTGGCGCGACGGCTTCAAGCTGCCGGACGAGACGGAGGCGAAGATCGAGGAGCTGGTGGCCAGCGGCGCCATCGACTCCATCCGCCCCACGGCCACGAAGATCGGCCGGGCCTTCCGCCTGGAGGACGCGCGCGGCCGCTACATCGTGTTCCTCAAGACGACCTTCCCGCGCGAGCTGACGCTCGAGGGGCTCACGGTCGTCGTGGATTGCGCCAACGGCGCCGCCTACAAGACGGCCCCCGCGGTGCTCGAGGAGCTGGGCGCCAAGGTCATCACCCTGGGCGTGCAGCCGGACGGCAAGAACATCAACCACAAGTGCGGCGCGCTGCACCCGGAGAACCTCGCCAAGTGCGTGGTGAAGAACGGGGCCCACCTGGGCATCGCGCTGGACGGTGACGCCGACCGCCTCATCGTCGTGGACGAGAAGGGCAAGGTCGTGGATGGCGACGCCATCATGGCCATCTGCACCGGCGAGCTCGTCACCCGCAAGGAGCTCAAGAAGAAGACGCTCGTGTCCACGGTGATGAGCAACATCGGCCTGGAGC includes:
- the glmM gene encoding phosphoglucosamine mutase, with protein sequence MAYRMNMPPKEERASQRLFGTDGVRGVANVYPMTAEVAMQLGRALAHLIRNGPHRHRVIIGKDTRLSGYMLEQALAAGLISMGVDVDLVGPLPTPGIANLTTSMRADAGAVISASHNPYQDNGIKFFWRDGFKLPDETEAKIEELVASGAIDSIRPTATKIGRAFRLEDARGRYIVFLKTTFPRELTLEGLTVVVDCANGAAYKTAPAVLEELGAKVITLGVQPDGKNINHKCGALHPENLAKCVVKNGAHLGIALDGDADRLIVVDEKGKVVDGDAIMAICTGELVTRKELKKKTLVSTVMSNIGLERAVARYGVKVVRTKVGDRYVVEEMRKNGYNLGGEQSGHLIFSDHTTTGDGTLAALQLLAVMCRQQKPVSELASIFEPVPQTLLNVVVKNKRELGELPTVMRAIQDVEKKLGKDGRVLVRFSGTEPKARVLIEGTDAARNEQYAKQIADALTQALNG